A genomic region of Macaca mulatta isolate MMU2019108-1 chromosome 5, T2T-MMU8v2.0, whole genome shotgun sequence contains the following coding sequences:
- the SEPSECS gene encoding O-phosphoseryl-tRNA(Sec) selenium transferase — translation MNRESFAAGERLVSPAYVRQGCEARRSHEHLIRLLLEKGKCPENGWDESTLELFLHELAIMDSNNFLGNCGVGEREGRVASALVARRHYRFIHGIGRSGDISAVQPKAAGSSLLNKITNSLVLDIIKLAGVHTVANCFVVPMATGMSLTLCFLTLRHKRPKAKYIIWPRIDQKSCFKSMITAGFEPVVIENVLEGDELRTDLKAVEAKVQELGPDYILCIHSTTSCFAPRVPDRLEELAVICANYGIPHIVNNAYGVQSSKCMHLIQQGARVGRIDAFVQSLDKNFMVPVGGAIIAGFNDSFIQEISKMYPGRASASPSLDVLITLLSLGSNGYKKLLKERKEMFSYLSNQIKKLSEAYNERLLHTPHNPISLAMTLKTLDEHHDEAVTQLGSMLFTRQVSGARVVPLGSVQTVSGYTFRGFMSHTNNYPCAYLNAASAIGMKMQDVDLFIKRLDKCLKAVRKEQSKESDDNYDKTEDVDIEEMALKPDNVLLDTYQDASS, via the exons ATGAACCGCGAGAGCTTCGCGGCGGGCGAGCGGCTGGTGTCACCGGCTTACGTGCGGCAGGGCTGTGAGGCCCGCCGCTCGCATGAGCACCTCATACGGCTGCTTCTGGAGAAG ggcaaGTGTCCAGAGAATGGCTGGGATGAAAGTACACTTGAACTCTTTTTACATGAACTTGCAATCATGGACAGCAACAATTTCTTAGGCAATTGTGGtgtgggagaaagggaagggagagtggCATCTGCATTAGTTGCTCGTCGTCATTACAG GTTCATTCATGGCATTGGACGATCGGGTGATATTTCTGCTGTGCAACCAAAAGCTGCAGGCTCTAGCCTTTTGAACAAAATTACCAATTCTTTGGTCCTGGACATTATAAAGCTGGCTG GTGTCCATACAGTAGCCAACTGCTTTGTAGTTCCTATGGCAACTGGTATGAGTCTAACTCTGTGTTTCTTAACATTACGACACAAAAGACCAAAGGCAAAGTATATTATATGGCCACGAATAGACCAGAAGTCCTGCTTTAAATCCATGATCACTGCAG GTTTTGAGCCTGTGGTGATAGAAAATGTTTTGGAAGGTGACGAGCTGCGTACAGACCTGAAAGCAGTGGAGGCTAAAGTCCAGGAACTTGGGCCTGATTACATTCTGTGTATTCATTCTACTACATCATGTTTTGCTCCAAGGGTGCCTGATAG ATTAGAAGAACTGGCTGTGATTTGTGCTAATTATGGCATTCCACATATAGTCAATAATGCTTATGGAGTGCAGTCTTCAAAGTGTATGCACCTCATTCAGCAG GGGGCTCGAGTTGGTAGAATAGATGCTTTTGTTCAGAGCTTGGACAAAAATTTTATGGTTCCAGTAGGTGGCGCTATAATTGCTGGCTTTAATGATTCCTTCATTCAGGAAATCAGCAAGATGTATCCAG GAAGAGCTTCAGCTTCACCTTCTTTAGATGTGCTTATTACTTTATTGTCACTTGGATCAAATGGCTATAAAAAGctactaaaagaaagaaag gaaatgttttcatatttgtcCAACCAAATAAAGAAGTTGTCAGAAGCCTACAATGAAAGACTGTTGCATACACCTCACAATCCCATATCTTtag ctatgACACTTAAAACACTAGATGAACACCATGACGAAGCTGTCACTCAGCTCGGCTCGATGCTTTTTACCAGACAGGTTTCTGGAGCCAG gGTTGTGCCTCTTGGGTCTGTGCAAACTGTGAGTGGCTATACTTTCAGAGGCTTTATGTCACATACAAATAATTACCCTTGTGCTTACCTAAATGCTGCATCAGCCATCGGAATGAAGATGCAGGATGTGGACCTGTTCATAAAGAGACTTGACAAGTGTTTAAAGGCagtaagaaaagaacaaagtaaagAGAGTGATGACAATTATGACAAAACTGAAGATGTGGATATTGAAGAAATGGCTTTAAAACCAGATAATGTCCTTCTTGACACATACCAGGATGCTTCTTCATGA